In one window of Vibrio sp. DW001 DNA:
- a CDS encoding N-acetyltransferase, which yields MIRRYEEDDVEVVLDIWLSASIQAHNFVAAEFWVSQVDSMRNVYIPASETYVYEKESKVVGFYALYENTLAAIFVAPDEQGRGIGKQLMNHAKRQRTSLTLSVYKENEPSFIFYRSQGFIVISEQIDEHTGHQEFTMTAGR from the coding sequence ATGATCAGAAGATATGAAGAAGATGACGTTGAAGTCGTATTAGATATTTGGTTGAGTGCTTCTATCCAAGCGCATAATTTTGTCGCCGCTGAATTTTGGGTTTCTCAGGTTGATAGCATGCGAAATGTCTATATTCCAGCATCTGAAACCTACGTATACGAAAAAGAATCGAAAGTTGTTGGATTCTATGCATTGTATGAAAATACGTTGGCTGCGATTTTTGTGGCTCCTGACGAACAAGGGCGGGGTATTGGTAAGCAATTAATGAATCATGCTAAAAGGCAGAGGACTAGTCTGACGCTTTCTGTTTACAAAGAGAATGAGCCAAGTTTCATTTTTTATCGGTCTCAAGGGTTTATTGTAATAAGTGAGCAAATTGATGAGCATACTGGACATCAAGAATTCACTATGACCGCAGGCAGATAA
- a CDS encoding DUF294 nucleotidyltransferase-like domain-containing protein, giving the protein MEVELLEIRNFICQYPPFDQLPEEALIEVANSVEISYYRADSMIIEFGDKIHDLYMIRSGVVEIYRRTGELYNRLDQGGLFGQMGLLTNKKVRFPAKSLKDTLLYCIPEKIFEEFCERFDTFADFVEVEGSIRLRQAVEDNSDDANSLTTSKVKTLLSGEPVMLPTTTTIRNVAKIMSEENVSAALINDPNLADEGGDSFVGIITERDLCAKVIAQGLDVDTQVVEVMSTELISLDHNAYIIEAMLLVLRYNVHHLPILKNKQPIGVIEVTDIIRYESQNSLLIVSSIFQQNSIEDLIVLSNQLKDCFVRMVNEDANSHMVGRAMSEIGRSFKQRFLELAEEKLGPPPVPYCFLALGSMARDEQLIVTDQDNAIILDNEYQESLHGDYFKELATYVCDGLAACGYTYCTGDIMATNPEYRKTQSQWEECFSSWIENPNPKTLLNCSIFFDLYGVYGRPKWAEQLNAFILRKAKKNNRFLACLARNAINRTPPLGFFKDFVMEKDGRHNNSINLKRRGTAPLADLIRVHALAIGSQSQNSFDRLEDIIEAGILPPSKGKDLQHAMEFISLVRIRHQALDIKAEQEPDNNIEPENMSDFERRNLKDAFLVLSSAQNFLKFRYSANSMKG; this is encoded by the coding sequence ATGGAAGTCGAACTACTGGAAATTCGAAATTTCATCTGCCAATATCCGCCTTTTGATCAACTACCTGAAGAAGCATTAATCGAAGTGGCAAATAGCGTAGAGATCTCATACTACCGAGCGGACAGTATGATCATTGAATTTGGTGATAAAATACACGACCTCTACATGATTCGTAGTGGCGTAGTAGAGATATATCGTCGTACTGGTGAGCTTTATAACCGTCTTGATCAAGGTGGCTTATTTGGGCAAATGGGGCTGCTAACGAATAAGAAAGTTCGGTTCCCAGCCAAGTCGCTGAAAGACACCCTTTTATACTGTATTCCAGAAAAAATATTTGAAGAATTCTGCGAGCGCTTTGACACCTTTGCAGACTTTGTTGAAGTAGAAGGTAGTATTCGATTACGCCAAGCGGTTGAAGATAATAGTGATGATGCCAATTCACTGACCACGTCAAAGGTAAAGACCTTGCTCAGTGGCGAACCCGTAATGTTGCCTACCACGACGACCATTCGAAACGTCGCGAAAATAATGTCAGAAGAAAATGTTTCTGCGGCACTCATCAATGACCCAAACCTTGCAGATGAAGGTGGTGATAGCTTTGTTGGTATTATTACCGAACGCGACCTCTGCGCAAAAGTTATCGCGCAAGGGTTAGATGTCGATACTCAAGTGGTTGAAGTGATGTCTACAGAACTTATCTCTTTAGACCACAACGCCTATATTATTGAAGCCATGTTACTCGTGCTTCGTTACAACGTTCATCACCTGCCCATTCTAAAAAACAAACAACCGATTGGTGTTATTGAAGTTACCGACATCATTCGTTATGAATCTCAAAATAGCCTGTTGATTGTCAGCAGTATTTTTCAGCAAAACAGCATTGAAGACTTGATTGTACTATCGAATCAACTCAAAGATTGTTTTGTCCGTATGGTCAATGAAGACGCTAACTCACACATGGTGGGGCGAGCCATGTCGGAAATTGGTAGAAGTTTTAAGCAACGCTTTCTTGAACTGGCCGAAGAGAAACTTGGGCCACCGCCCGTGCCTTATTGCTTCTTAGCATTAGGCTCTATGGCGCGTGACGAACAGCTTATTGTTACCGATCAAGACAATGCTATTATTCTCGATAATGAATACCAAGAGTCGTTACATGGTGACTACTTTAAAGAGCTTGCTACCTATGTTTGTGATGGTTTAGCCGCATGCGGTTATACCTATTGCACGGGTGACATTATGGCAACGAATCCTGAATATCGAAAAACGCAGTCTCAGTGGGAAGAGTGTTTTTCTAGTTGGATAGAGAATCCGAACCCAAAAACGCTGCTTAATTGCTCCATCTTTTTCGATCTCTACGGTGTGTATGGTAGACCAAAATGGGCGGAACAATTAAATGCGTTTATCCTTAGAAAAGCGAAAAAGAATAACCGTTTCTTGGCCTGCCTTGCGAGAAATGCAATAAACCGGACACCACCGCTAGGTTTCTTTAAAGACTTTGTGATGGAAAAAGATGGACGTCATAACAACTCCATTAATTTAAAAAGACGAGGTACGGCACCTTTAGCCGATCTGATCCGTGTTCATGCTCTTGCTATTGGCTCCCAATCTCAGAATTCATTTGATCGATTAGAAGACATCATCGAAGCAGGGATCTTACCTCCATCAAAAGGTAAAGACCTGCAACATGCGATGGAATTCATCTCCTTGGTCCGTATTCGTCACCAAGCATTAGACATTAAAGCAGAGCAAGAACCCGACAACAATATTGAACCTGAAAACATGTCAGATTTTGAAAGACGTAATCTAAAAGATGCCTTTTTGGTCTTAAGCAGTGCCCAAAACTTTTTAAAGTTCCGCTACAGTGCAAATAGCATGAAGGGGTAA
- a CDS encoding 3'-5' exonuclease produces MQNLNYQEILNWKAFLHIKSSESKDSRLTNFYNTSTYQGDTQLKDIEFVALDFETTGLDANQNSIISIGLVPFTLQRIACRSAKHWFVTPEDKLQEDSIIIHGITHSDLKGAPDLLRILEQLLDELAGKVVVVHYRRIERDFFDAALRGLINEGIVFPVIDTMQIEADIQKTQPKKIIDWFKNTRPISIRLANSRTRYNLPTYPPHDALTDAIATAELLQAQIHYHFSPETPINKLWL; encoded by the coding sequence ATGCAAAATCTCAATTACCAAGAGATCTTAAACTGGAAGGCTTTTTTACATATAAAGTCGTCAGAGAGTAAAGATAGCCGGCTAACCAATTTTTATAATACCAGCACTTACCAAGGTGACACGCAACTTAAGGACATAGAATTCGTTGCCTTAGATTTCGAAACTACGGGTTTAGATGCCAATCAAAATAGCATCATAAGTATTGGTTTAGTTCCTTTTACCTTACAACGAATTGCTTGTAGATCAGCGAAACACTGGTTTGTCACACCAGAAGACAAACTCCAAGAAGATTCGATAATAATTCATGGTATTACCCATTCCGATTTAAAAGGTGCACCTGATTTGTTGCGTATTTTGGAACAGTTATTGGATGAGCTAGCTGGAAAGGTTGTGGTGGTACATTATCGCAGAATAGAACGTGACTTTTTTGACGCAGCGCTTCGCGGTTTGATTAATGAAGGTATTGTTTTTCCAGTTATTGATACCATGCAAATTGAAGCAGACATTCAAAAAACTCAACCAAAAAAGATCATAGATTGGTTTAAAAACACTCGTCCAATTTCGATTCGACTTGCCAATAGCCGAACACGTTATAACCTACCCACCTACCCTCCGCACGATGCCTTAACCGATGCCATTGCGACTGCCGAGTTATTGCAAGCGCAAATTCATTACCATTTTAGCCCCGAAACGCCCATCAATAAACTTTGGTTATGA
- a CDS encoding BCCT family transporter, with product MDTKKDKYSINNTDYTVGQDNIQKWGFDVHNPVFGISASLIGLFLIAILLVEPETSKSILDGLKWQIIGAFDGLFMWSANIFVVFCLAMIVSPYGKIRIGGDEAKTDYTMMSWIAMLFAAGMGIGLMFWGVAEPVAYFTGWYETPLNVAANTPEAAKLALGATMFHWGLHPWAIYGVVSLSLAFFAYNKGLPLSMRSVFYPILGDRTWGWPGHIVDILAVLATLFGLATSLGLGAQQAASGFHHVFGIDNDLTLQVIIIFVVTLLAVVSVVRGIDGGVKIISNINMLLALALLVFVAMLTAAVSMGTIPTTVMGYIENIIPLSNPVGREDQAWMHGWTVFYWAWWISWSPFVGMFIARISRGRTIREFVTAVLIVPTVVTTLWMSVFGGVAINQVVNNIGTLGEKGLTEVPLAMFQMFDALPMLGSTLSILAVVLVLVFFVTSSDSGSLVIDSITSGGKVDAPVPQRVFWALVEGAIAAALVWVGGTEAIQALQAGAISTALPFTIILLVMCVSLLMGLRTEKRPY from the coding sequence ATGGATACCAAAAAAGATAAATACAGTATTAATAATACCGACTACACGGTCGGACAAGATAATATTCAAAAGTGGGGTTTTGATGTACATAATCCTGTTTTTGGGATCAGCGCTTCCTTAATCGGCCTCTTTTTAATTGCGATCTTGCTGGTTGAACCGGAAACATCAAAGTCCATATTGGACGGGTTAAAGTGGCAAATAATTGGTGCTTTTGATGGCCTATTTATGTGGTCAGCCAATATTTTTGTCGTTTTTTGCTTGGCAATGATTGTTTCGCCATATGGTAAAATCCGTATAGGGGGAGATGAAGCCAAAACCGATTATACGATGATGTCATGGATAGCAATGCTATTTGCGGCAGGTATGGGTATCGGTCTAATGTTCTGGGGAGTTGCAGAACCAGTTGCGTACTTTACCGGATGGTACGAAACGCCACTCAATGTTGCTGCTAACACACCAGAAGCGGCCAAGCTTGCACTTGGTGCAACCATGTTCCACTGGGGACTTCACCCGTGGGCAATTTATGGTGTTGTCTCTCTTTCTCTTGCATTCTTTGCGTACAATAAAGGCTTGCCGCTCTCTATGCGTTCGGTCTTTTATCCGATTCTAGGCGACCGTACTTGGGGTTGGCCGGGACATATCGTTGACATTTTAGCCGTACTTGCCACTTTATTTGGTCTTGCTACATCACTTGGACTTGGCGCTCAACAAGCAGCCAGTGGATTTCACCATGTATTCGGTATTGATAATGACTTAACGTTGCAAGTTATTATTATCTTCGTTGTGACTTTATTAGCGGTTGTTTCAGTGGTTCGTGGTATTGATGGTGGCGTAAAAATCATCAGTAATATCAACATGCTTTTGGCGCTAGCGTTATTGGTGTTTGTTGCCATGTTGACTGCTGCAGTGTCTATGGGGACCATACCGACTACCGTCATGGGGTATATTGAAAACATTATTCCGTTAAGTAATCCAGTTGGTCGTGAAGATCAAGCTTGGATGCATGGTTGGACTGTTTTCTATTGGGCATGGTGGATCTCATGGTCACCTTTTGTCGGCATGTTCATTGCTCGCATCTCACGTGGCCGTACTATTCGTGAATTCGTGACGGCAGTATTGATTGTTCCAACGGTAGTTACGACGCTTTGGATGTCGGTATTTGGTGGTGTGGCAATCAATCAGGTTGTTAATAACATCGGTACGTTAGGTGAAAAAGGATTAACAGAAGTACCGCTTGCCATGTTCCAAATGTTTGATGCACTGCCAATGTTGGGCAGTACTCTGTCTATTTTGGCCGTTGTGTTAGTGTTGGTCTTCTTTGTGACGTCATCCGATTCCGGTTCATTGGTTATTGATAGCATCACATCAGGTGGCAAAGTGGATGCACCCGTTCCTCAACGCGTATTCTGGGCATTGGTTGAAGGTGCTATTGCTGCGGCTCTTGTTTGGGTGGGTGGTACTGAAGCTATTCAAGCCTTGCAAGCCGGCGCTATTTCGACCGCCTTACCATTCACCATTATTTTGTTGGTGATGTGTGTAAGTTTGCTTATGGGCTTACGGACCGAGAAACGTCCTTATTAA